The window AAATGAAATAACATAGATATTAAACTAATTGATGTTGGTGACGCCACCACCAATCATGTCATCAACATGACTCCCATTGTTCGCAAAGAAATCTGAAACATCAAGGGAAGTTATATCTAATGGCCCAGACGACTCCCAAGGATTAGAATGATCAACGTGGTTTATTTCCACATTTTTCCTCTCTAGGGAGGCTTGGTAAAGATCTACCAAATGCTTGGGTGTACGGCAAGTCTTAGCCCAGTGGTTTGATGAACCACATCTATGACAATTATTGTCATTATTTCAGGGCACTTTGCTTGCCTAGCCATTCCCTTTGTTGAACTTGGCAATGTTTCTTGGTCCCAAATTTTGGCTATAACCTTTATGACCACGACCATTGTGTCGTCCACGGCCACGCTTACGACCATGGCTGCGGCCATGATTATACCAATCGTCATGCCTTCCTCCACGTCCATTGCCATTCCCGCTAATTTGATGCATTTGCTTCGGGGAATGGTTGTGACCCAGTTGGACGGGATTGATGATTTCTCATCAACAGCTCATTATTTTGTTCAGCCACAAGAAGACAAGAAATCAATTCAGAATATTTCTTGAATCCACGCTCTCGATACTGCTGTTGCAGGAGCATGTTTGAAGAGTGGAAAGTAGAGAATGTTTTCTCTAGCAGCATGTCTTCTGTGATTTGCTTACCACACAACCTTAGCATGGAGCTAATCTTGAATAGAGCTGAGTTGTACTCCTTCACTGTCTTGAAATCTTAAAGTCNNNNNNNNNNNNNNNNNNNNATCACATCCTTTGATGAGCATATCGCTCGGCTAAGGCTTTCCAAAGCTCAAGCGGATCTTTGACAGTGAGGTATTCATCTTTCAATCTTTCGTGAATATGATGACGGAGAAAGATCATGGCTTTGGCGCGATCCTGTTGGGATGCGGTATTGCCTTCCTTGATAGTATTTCCAAGGTTTGAGGCCTGAAGATGTATCTCGGCATCAAGGACCCATGAAAGGTAATTCTTGCCGGATATGTCGAGTGCGACAAATTCTAATTTCGCCAAGTTTGCCATCTCCTATACCAAGAAGATGAGATATGTCAAAATCCATAAATGTTAGAACTGTGGCTCTTAACATTGAAATAATTCAAACTTCATGAGGAAGTAATCCACTCGAAATTTTTGGGTTCGAGGTTGACATATCTATTTGAACAATGGAACATGGATGAGCCATGTGCTCGAAACTTTAGGTTCGAGACTTTATTATTAGAACATGAGGTTCTAAACGTTGGTGGTTTGAACATGTGGTTCAAAACGCTTAGCACTCCAAACTTCGTGTTTGAGTTAGACCAACCGTTATATGAATAAGATGTGAATATATATTGCACAAATATAAACATGCATGGTAATGAATCAAGATAACAACAATGTATATATTTTACCTTTGCCGATTGAGAGAGACATAGTATAAATTTAGCATGAGAGAATCATATATCATACAAGGCGAAAATAATAAATGCAAGATAAATGAATTTGATTTGAGAACTCATAGATCGTGAGCATTGGTTAAAAACAACACTGTTGCACCATATGACTCTTTGATCATCATCGAGTTTATGGGAGCGGTAAAGACTATCGTGCTGATAACGTGTTATAAATAAAGGGGAAAAGAGACTTACTAGCTAGTTAATGGAAGAGTAGAACTAGTGAGAGAGTAGAAGAACAAGAGAGAATAGATTGGGGAATGGTGTTGTAGGTGTTGTGTCATTCATCATTCACTCACCCCTTTATATAGGGTTGAGATACTTGGTGATTACACATATAAAGCTTGATGGAGAAGCTTGGTAACTTGGTGAACACACACAAGTTAACTTGCTAGACACTCACAAGCTATGGTAACTTGTTTAGTACAAGCTTTCTACACAAGATTACAACACAAAGTAATTTGGACAACCATACATATTTACAACAAATAAATATATATATATATATATAGTGCTGATCAGGTGCGGACGTCCGCACCTAAGTTTNNNNNNNNNNNNNNNNNNNNCATTGCCATTCCCGCTAATTTGATGCATTTGCTTCGGGGAATGGTTGTGACCCAGTTGGACGGGATTGATGATTTCTCATCAACAGCTCATTATTTTGTTCAGCCACAAGAAGACAAGAAATCAATTCAGAATATTTCTTGAATCCACGCTCTCGATACTGCTGTTGCAGGAGCATGTTTGAAGAGTGGAAAGTAGAGAATGTTTTCTCTAGCAGCATGTCTTCTGTGATTTGCTTACCACACAACCTTAGCATGGAGCTAATCTTGAATAGAGCTGAGTTGTACTCCTTCACTGTCTTGAAATCTTAAAGTCGCAAATTCGACCGTTCAAAGCGAGCTCTGGGGAGCATCACATCCTTTTGATGAGCATATCGCTCGGCTAAGGCTTTCCAAAGCTCAAGCGGATCTTTGACAGTGAGGTATTCATCTTTCAATCCTTCGTGAATATGATGACGGAGAAAGATCATGGCTTTGGCGCGATCCTGTTGGGATGCGGTATTGCCTTCCTTGATAGTATTTCCAAGGTTTGAGGCCTGAAGATGTATCTCGACATCAAGGACCCATGAAAGGTAATGCTTGCCGAATATGTCGAGTGCGACAAATTCTAATTTCGCCAAGTTTGCCATCTCCTATACCAAGAAGATATGTCAAAATCCATAAATGTTAGAACTGTGGCTCTTAACATTGAAATAATTCAAACTTCATGAGGAAGTAATCCACTAGAAATTTTTGGGTTCGAGGTTGACTTATCTATTTGAACAATGGAACATGGATGAGCCATGTGCTCGAAACTTTAGGTTCAAGACTTTATTATTAGAACATGAGGTTCTAAACGTTGGTGGTTTGAACATGTGGTTCAAAACGCTTAGCACTCCAAACTTTGTGTTTGAGTTAGACCAACCGTTATATGAATAAGATGTGAATATATATTGCACAAATATAGACATGCATGGTAATGAATCAAGATAACAACAATGTATATATTTTACCTTTGCCGATTGAGAGAGACGTAGTATAAATTTAGCATGAGAGAATCATATATCATACAAGGCGAAAATAATAAATGCAAGATAAATGAATTTGATTTGAGAACTCATAGATCGTGAGCATTGGTTAAAAACAACATTGTTGCACCATATGACTCTTTGTTCATCATCGAGTTTATGGGAGCGGTAAAGACTATCGTGCTGATAACGTGTTATAAATAAAGGGGGAAAGAGACTTACTAGCTAGTTAATGGAAGAGTAGAACTAGTGAGAGAGTAGAAGAACAAGAGAGAATAGATGGGGGAATGGTGTTGTTGGTGTTGTTTCATTCATCATTCACTCCCCTCTTTATATAGGGTTGAGATACTTGGTGATTACACATATAAAGCTTGATGGACAAACTTGGTAACTTAGTGAACACACACAAGTTAACTTGCTAGACACTCGCAAACTATGGTGACTTATTTAGTACAAGCTTTCTACACAAGATTACAACACAAAGTAATTTGGACAACCATACATATTTACAACACAAACATCATTTTGAGGCAGAGGCATTCGGCAAATGTGTCAACCCAATTCAAATCGCAAACAACATTTTAAGGCATCAGACGTGTCAAGCCAATCGAGGACCAACTTTTTATTTATTTATTTAATAAAGGTTAATAAAAAAAACATATGGCAATTAATTAAACAAACGAGCATGTGGAGAAAGGATTCATTTCCCGTTGAAAAGCCAAAAGCGAAAAGCAGATGAGATGAGCGAATCATCGGCGGTAAGCGAAACGGCGTCGTCGGCGTCTCGAATCGGAGAGGTAAAGCAATGGCTGGCTCAGGAATTCTCCGTAGCCGGGAAAGAAGTACCCGATTTCGAATACACCCCTCGTTCCGTGGCATATCTACACAACCTTGCCACTCTCTCCCACTCCCACACTCAATCCTCCAAGATCCTCGCCGCCGATTTCCGCCTCAAAGCCTCCGAGTACCGCTCCCAAGGTCCCTCTCTCTCTCGCTCTTTCTTATTTTCTTTTATTATTTTTCATTTTTGATCTAATCGCATAATATTGGGGTTCAGCTGCGAGGATCAGGGAGATCTTGGAGGGCGTTGGGTTAGCACACGAGAGTTTGCCCTCCAATGTCGTTTCTTCTGCTCAGGTTTTAGCCAGCGTCGCCAATTTATTGAACATTAGAGACACTGAGCTTAGCAGGTTTGTTTTTTGTTTTCATTCCATTCATTAATGCAGGTCTTTATTGAATGAGTTTTGACTTTTCGGATTTAGCTATCTTGTGGCCATTGCGGATATATCTTTGAGGAAGACTGGTGTGGAGGAGAAGAGGGCCAAAGCCCAGAAAGAGTCCAAAGTTCTTCTTGATTATACTCGAAAGGCTATTGCCAGGTTGACTTATTTGAAAAGGTAATGTTTTTGTTGGATGTGTGTACCAGCTACCGAATGTACAACCCTTTTTGCTCATTGTATTCGCCTTTTCTATTAGAACACTCGGCCAATTAGAAGATGACGCAGTTCAATGTGAAGCACATATTGATTACTGGAAGACCAATTTGGGGGTGATGGTGGGTAAGGAGAAGCAGTACAATCAACAGACTGCCAACTATAAGGTACTCAACTTTTGTTCATGCTACTGTTTTGTTAATATCGTTTAGTTTAGTTTTGGGAGAAGATATGTGATATAAATGAAAATTAACATCTGATAGAGAAAACCTGCAGTAGCCTCTTCTTTTAAGATGAATTTAATTGCACACAAGGTTACGGCCTCAAACCAGTGACAGCAATTTATGTTATTTTGGAAGTCTTGAATTGAGATTTGGGTGGGTGCTGAACTTTGTTGAGATTTGCAAGTCCTGAATTTTTATAAATGCTGATCCAACAATAATCTCGTCTGTAACGTTCAATGTGGACAGAACTGTAAGAGTGCTGGTAGATGTGTTGGCTCTTGATGTTAGTTGTGCTTGTAAAACAAATATATATGTGATGAAGTAACAGGAACCAGAAGATATCATGAAATAGACCTAGGACATGGTAATGCAGTTATCTTTTTATGTAATCATGTCGGTAATTCATAGGACTATGGTACAAATCATACAACCAGACCAATCGCACCAAACCCAACCAAATCTCTGGAGTCTGCCTGTTCCTCTTGCATCCTATACAAACATGTGGGTTGATACTTTAGGCATCAGCACTTATGAGTATAGAACTAATTCAATATTAAGCTCAAAACCTTAGAACTATCTAATTGTATGAATTTGGGATTGTACAGAGTGATCCTATATTGATGTGGCTAACATTTAGTCGGAATAATATTTCATAAACAATGATACAGTTAGCAGGTCAACTTGTGAGCTAGCATATATTTTTTAGTCTGAAACAAGTAGCAAATCTAGTGTTGTTAGAAGTAACATTGATGAATTGATATGTAAACGTTAGTATCAGAAGCCAGTGTATACATGTTACATTTTAGTATGTATGGGTGTCATACTGTCATGATAGCCATCACACCACATTTTTGTATTTGCCTATACACTTCTGAAGGACATAAATGGGGAGTAGATATTTTTGGGTTAAGTGCACAATTATAATAGAAGGGTCTTTGACGATGTAAAACTGTAAAAGGCATGGAGATGGATATCTCTCGCAGACTGTTTCGGGGCATCTTTTTGGGCACCTACTCATTAGAAATTATGGAGTCTAACTTTCCTGTTATCTTTTGAACCAGCAAGCAGCAGCTTTTGTTCTGTTTTTAGATAGGATTCTGGTTCTGGTGGATTTTCAGTTGGTTTAGTTTTGTGGTTCACGGCTTGTGTACTCATGTATTTCTACGGAATCTTATTCGCTGACTGTACTCTTAATAAATCATGTTTATTTGTGTCTCATGTTTCTACAACATTGTATTTTTATAGATGGTAGATTTGCATATAAAATGTGTCCACCATAAAGATACATATTTCCTTATGTATATATCTTCATATGAAGACAAGAGCATAGGATGGCAGCTGGCATCTGTGAATTATCATAAACTTTAGTGAGAGTATACACCTAGATGTTTAACACGGAGGATTAACTTCTTTGTAAGGGCAACTTCTGGATGATGATGTGGCTCCGTGGTTGACAATAAGGCATGTTCTCTCTTTTCAAAATCATCATGCATGGCTGTGCTAGGCCCGTTTTGGTGCCAGCAGCTAGGCATTTGGGGCTGTTAATTGCTACCTTTAATTGTGTCTATGGAATACGGTCAACCTTAGTGGAAACAGGACCAGTCTAGTGCTGATGGTGTATCGTCTGCATAATTTAATATAAACTAGGCATTATTACATGTCCTACCAATTAAGGGTTAGTAGGCTTCCCATTGTCTTTTGATTCAATATTTGTAGGCTAGTAGCTCTAGTAGCAGAGTATTTACGCCCCACCCAGCTTTCTAAAGAAGCATCTACCGCTACACGCAAGACCAAAGTAAAACCTCTCACCCAATACTTAGATAAATAGGCAGTGTTAGTTTTCTAGACAACAGTGCAGCCCTTTTTTATTTATTTATTTTTTTTAAAAGCAAAGATAAAGTAAATTTGGATGCAGGTTGACATGCTAGTTTTATACATAAACAAAATATAGGTACTAGATGAACTTAATATTTTACAAATGTAGCATAGTAGATTTCTGTTATTTTGAGTTATCACGATCTTGTGTAGCTAGAAACAAATTAAATTGGTTGTTGTAGGAACACAATCTCGAAGAATTCTGAAAGGCTATAGCATCTGCAAGGCCTTGATATACAAAAGTGTAGGTAGTGGAATAATTAATCGCTGAAATTTCCTTTTATGGCCAAAGTTTTCGAGGAGTTTCTGGGAACTTGACCTTCATTATCTACATTTGGAATTTTGTTTGAAAATTTGGGGGGTTTTAATGTCGCAGTTTAACAGGGCATTCTTATCGTTTGGGTGTTTGGAGGAATTAAGAAGGATAGGGATGAAATTGAAATATATGTGCGTCAAATATTTCTTTGGTCCTTGATCAGTATCATTGTTCAAAACCCTGTCTGCTAGAGTATCTGAGTTTGCCAAAGATTTCATTGTTTGTTTTCTATCAGACCAGGTGATAAGTAATCCTTGAGTTTATGACATATATCAAGGAAACTAGATTTTTACATGGTAGATGGTAATATATTTATTGACAGTGGCGGATCCATGTGGCGCCTAGATTAGGCAATTGCCTAGACTGGTTTTTGGACTTTACCATGACTTATGTAAGTTCTGTATGAAAATAATAGAAATAGGCAAAACTGTGTGAATTGGGGAAGAAGACGAGTTGCTACTTGTGTCTTTTTTTTTTTTTTTTTTTTTCCTTTTGATACAACTTATACAACATTGTTGTTGATCTATTCATTTAATTATTTTGATTGGCCTAAACAATGTCGTCTTATACCCGTAGAAGAAAAAAAATGAAAAATTCATGTGTAATACAGTATGAATAAAACTTAGACTAATTTAATAGTCTCTTCATATAAATTTCAGGTTTGGTTTAATTTTTGTTTTATCTTACTAATTTGTAAATGCTATTTTTCATTTTTAGTTTTGTTTATCTTACTACTTGGTTTAAGTTTTGCCTTGCCTGAGCAAAATTTCTGGATCCGCCTATTCTTGATTTAAGTTTTGCCTTGCCTTGCCTTACTACTTGGTTTAATTGATGAACGTTGATCAGTCTATTTGTTAGCTTACTGTCATCCTTGTATATCGGTATTGAATAAGAGTGTGATATGAATTGCTTGGACAGACTACTCTAACCCGTGTGGGATATACCCCAGAGATTAGCCATGGGGTGTTGGTTGAATTGGCTGAACACCGGAAGGAATTAGAGAAGAAGACAAAGCCTGTTCTTGATACTTTGCGAAGCTACCAAGACTTGCCTCCGGTACTTTTCTACTTTAATTATATGGTCAAATTTTGGTTTGTTCCTAGAAAGATTGTGAATTGTAAGGTATGAATATCTGCAGGATAAAGCTTTGGCTGCTTTAGCAATTGAGGACAAGAAAAGACAGTATGCTGCTGCTGAGGAGTATCTCGAAAACGTGTTGCATTCAGCTCTTGCCACTTCAGAGTAGTGCAAGGAAACTTGTTATATAATTGACTCTATGTTGCTGTATATTTGTTGGTAAAGAAATGGTAAGGGTTCTATTTTGATTTTTTCATTGTAGCACAAGTTGTGACCTCATGATGCTCACTGTTGTGGACAAAAGTTTCATGACTTATCTCGTTTATTTTGAGTGTCCAGGGCTTCAAGCTTATGATTTTCTTACTGCAAGAATAATGCGTCAACTTTTGTGTCATTCCTTATCAAAAAATAAAAAATAAAAAATAAAAATAAAAATCCTTCCGTGCTAGAATTCTAGCATTCGACACCCAGCACCAGCGCAATTCCGACTTGTCCTTGGGCACCGCACTCTTCACCGGCAACAATTCTGGCCGCTCATCCTTCTCCACTTCTGGGTATCTTATTTACCTTGGTTCTAATCTCATAGCATAGTCTTCCAAGAAGCAGTCTACCATTGCTGGCTCAAGTGTTGAATCTGAGTATCGTTCTCTAACTCATGCTTGTGCCGAATCTACTTGATCAGGTTCCTTACTCTATGAGCTTGGTGCCTGCATTCGCTTTCCTATTATGCTTTATTGTGACAATCTTAGTGCTATCTACATGGCATCCAATCCCGTTTTTCATGCCCGCACTAAGCACATTAAATTGGATTATCATTTTGTTCGGGAAAAGGTTGCTCTTGGCAGTCATCAGGTTGACTTTATCAGCCATGCTGCTGAGTGCTGACCTTCTCACCAAACCTCTTCATAAGCCTCGACATCTCCTTTTGTGTCGTAAACTTGTGCGTCCTAGATCGCCCAGTTTGAGAGAGAGAGAGAGAGAGAGAGAGAGAGAGAGAGAGAGAGAGAGAGAGAGAGAGAGAGAGAGAGAGAGGTAGGAGGTAGGTAGGTAGGTAGGTAGGTAGGTAGGTANNNNNNNNNNNNNNNNNNNNGAGAGAGAGAGAGGGGTGGGGTTGGTTTGCGAGTCTTTCTCTACTCCTATATTGGTTTGGTAATCTAGCATGTAATCTTTGTATAGATTTCTACCTCTTAGCTTAGGTTGGTTACCAAGTATTATTGTATTATAAATACTCATCGTTGTGCTACATAATTGAATCAATAAAATATAATTTCTATAGGGTAGAAGGCTAATATTATGAATATTAACTAAATAGGTCTGTGGACTTGTTAATAAGGCTTAATTTGGGACAACTGTGATGTGAGAATAATCAATTTTGAAATTGTTGTGAGAAGAATCACTTCTGATATTATTGTGAGAG of the Fragaria vesca subsp. vesca linkage group LG6, FraVesHawaii_1.0, whole genome shotgun sequence genome contains:
- the LOC101295059 gene encoding uncharacterized protein LOC101295059 codes for the protein MSESSAVSETASSASRIGEVKQWLAQEFSVAGKEVPDFEYTPRSVAYLHNLATLSHSHTQSSKILAADFRLKASEYRSQAARIREILEGVGLAHESLPSNVVSSAQVLASVANLLNIRDTELSSYLVAIADISLRKTGVEEKRAKAQKESKVLLDYTRKAIARLTYLKRTLGQLEDDAVQCEAHIDYWKTNLGVMVGKEKQYNQQTANYKTTLTRVGYTPEISHGVLVELAEHRKELEKKTKPVLDTLRSYQDLPPDKALAALAIEDKKRQYAAAEEYLENVLHSALATSE